A single region of the Desulfobacterales bacterium genome encodes:
- a CDS encoding deoxyribonuclease IV: MRLYIQNKKSKPAAAPPLLGAHFSIAKGLHNALLEAAAYDCNALQLFTKNASTWKERTLSGDEIKQFEAARATTGIHCIASHASYLINLAGPDKKKQEMSVGALSGELIRSSQLRIPYVVLHPGSHMGAGEQAGIARVADGVNRIFSDTSGIAARLLFETTAGQGASVGHRFEQLAQLLHKVENKKGIGICLDTSHIFAAGYDLRTQRMYRQTMAVFDAVVGRRHLYVIHLNDSKKGLGSKIDRHEHIGRGEIGMPAFGFVMNDAALADVPKIIETPKAAQGKDWDAANLKCLRGLVKGARLRA; encoded by the coding sequence ATGCGGCTCTATATCCAAAATAAAAAATCAAAACCGGCGGCAGCGCCGCCTTTACTGGGCGCCCATTTTTCCATTGCCAAGGGCCTCCACAATGCACTGCTGGAAGCGGCCGCTTATGACTGCAACGCCCTGCAGCTGTTTACTAAAAATGCCAGCACCTGGAAGGAACGGACCCTTTCGGGGGATGAAATCAAGCAGTTTGAGGCGGCCAGGGCAACCACCGGGATCCATTGCATCGCGTCGCATGCCAGCTACCTGATTAACCTGGCGGGTCCGGATAAAAAGAAGCAGGAAATGTCCGTTGGGGCCCTCAGCGGGGAGTTGATCCGGTCCTCACAGCTCCGGATCCCCTATGTGGTGCTGCATCCCGGTTCGCACATGGGAGCGGGCGAGCAGGCGGGCATCGCCCGGGTTGCGGATGGCGTCAACCGGATTTTTAGCGATACTTCCGGGATAGCGGCCCGCCTGCTGTTTGAAACCACCGCCGGCCAGGGCGCCAGCGTGGGGCATCGCTTTGAACAGCTGGCGCAGTTGCTCCACAAGGTTGAAAACAAAAAGGGCATCGGGATCTGCCTGGATACCAGCCATATTTTTGCTGCCGGATATGACCTCCGGACCCAACGGATGTACCGGCAGACAATGGCGGTCTTTGACGCCGTCGTCGGGCGACGGCACCTTTATGTGATCCATTTAAATGATTCCAAAAAAGGGCTGGGGTCTAAAATCGACCGGCATGAACATATCGGCCGGGGCGAAATCGGAATGCCGGCCTTTGGCTTTGTCATGAACGATGCCGCGCTGGCGGATGTCCCCAAAATTATCGAGACCCCCAAAGCGGCGCAGGGAAAAGATTGGGATGCCGCCAATCTGAAGTGTTTGCGGGGGTTGGTGAAGGGTGCAAGGCTAAGGGCTTGA
- a CDS encoding DUF554 domain-containing protein — protein sequence MLGTIVNTLAIIAGSLIGVVLKGGIPKKYNITVMQAVSLAVILIGLKAALKTDELLLVIFSLAIGSLAGEFLRIEERLEQLGQWLQRRFSKGGNDIGKGFVTASLIYCVGSMAIVGSLESGLAGNHQTLFAKSVLDGIASIILASTLGIGVAFSAISVFVYQGVITVTAALMKTALVPSVVSQMSAVGGLLIMGIGFNLMEIKKVKVGNMLPAIALPLVYYLVKKLLAGETF from the coding sequence TTGTTAGGTACGATCGTCAACACACTGGCCATTATCGCCGGCAGCCTCATCGGTGTCGTCCTCAAGGGCGGAATTCCGAAAAAATATAACATCACCGTGATGCAGGCCGTCAGCCTGGCCGTTATTCTGATCGGGCTGAAGGCGGCCCTTAAAACGGATGAATTGTTGCTGGTCATCTTCAGCCTGGCCATCGGCAGCTTGGCCGGGGAATTCTTAAGAATCGAAGAGCGCCTGGAACAGTTGGGGCAATGGCTCCAGCGCCGGTTTTCAAAGGGGGGCAATGATATCGGCAAAGGGTTTGTTACGGCCAGCCTGATTTATTGCGTCGGCTCCATGGCCATCGTGGGTTCTCTGGAAAGCGGACTGGCCGGCAATCATCAGACCCTGTTTGCCAAATCGGTCCTGGACGGAATTGCCTCGATCATCCTGGCGTCTACTCTGGGGATCGGGGTGGCTTTTTCGGCCATATCCGTATTTGTTTACCAGGGTGTCATCACCGTAACGGCCGCTCTCATGAAAACCGCCCTGGTTCCATCCGTGGTCAGTCAGATGTCGGCTGTCGGCGGGCTGCTGATCATGGGAATCGGTTTTAACTTGATGGAGATCAAGAAAGTAAAGGTGGGGAACATGCTGCCGGCCATAGCATTGCCGCTGGTGTACTACCTGGTGAAGAAGCTGCTAGCGGGTGAAACATTTTAA